GACAACGGGCTCAACAGGATGACCTGGAACCTTGACGAAAAGGGGGCAAGGAACCCCTCCAGGAACAAGCCTAGGGCCAATGCCCCGGAACCGGGCGGGGCCACGGTGTTGGCCGGCACATACAAACTAAGGCTTACCTATGGTGACCAGAAGGATTCCACCATGATCAATGTTAAGAACGACCCCAGGTACCTTACTGATGCGGCCAACCTGCAGGCACGGTATGACCGCATGAAGGAACTTGGGAAAATGAAGGAACTGGTGGCCACCGCCACCGACCGGTTGAGGGAATCGAAAGGGATTGTGGAAGACTTTGAAAAGAGGATGAACGAGGCGGAACGCGAAGACTTAAAAGACGCCCTGGACAAAACCAAAGCCATTAAAGACTCTATAAATAAAGTGTTTGATTTTATTTTGGGCGCTGAGGACAAACGGCAGGGAATAACCAGTACGGAATTTCCTTCCCGGGTGTCTTATATCAATACGGCCATGGGCTATACCAATTCCTCCAGGGACCCTTTGAGTGCCCGCGACAATGTGGTATTTGGCCATGCGCAGGAAAAAACAAAAAGCATCCTTGACAAAGTAAATGCTTTTTACCGCGAACAATGGCAGGCGTATAAGGATATGATGGGGAAAGTGAGCCTATCGCCATTCAAGGATTACGAACCACTGGACAACAATTAATAGCAATGGGTTGTTGTTGAAAAGCCCGGGGACAGGCCCCGGGCTTTTTTTGTGGCCGGGCCGGCAAGGCCCCGGGGCCATCCTATTTCTTTTTGCTGGCTGTAAGTATAGGTATTTTCTTCCCGGCCGCACAGGATTTGATCAGGATGTCCAGCCTTCCCCATTTTGTTTCTTCCCTTTTGGCGTTGATGACCCACCAGGTGGAGGCCCTTTTGTATGAAGGTGCCAACTTTTGAAAAAAGGCCCAGGCTTTTGGGTTTTCTTGGAGCTTTTCTTTGAATTTTTTGTCAAGCACAACTTTTTTTTGTTCGAAAGATGCCTGCTTTGAATTCTTCTCATCCATCCTCTCAAAAGCCTCCAGCCCCTTTGGATGGACGAGCCCCATCTTCCTTAATTCGTCAAAACGCCTGAGGTTGACGGCACTCCAATGGCTTTTGGCCTTTCGGGGCGTAAACCTGATGGTGTAGCTGTCCCCGTCCAGGGATTTCCTTACCCCGTCAATCCACCCAAAGCACAGGGCCTGGTCCACGGATTCGGGCCAGGTAATGCTTGGTTTGCCTGTGGCTTTCTTATAAAACCCAACCAGGAGTTCCGTACGGGAAGAATGGTTTTTTTCCAGCCATTCCCTAAAGTGGGAGGGTTTTGCGAAAAACCGGGGCTTCATGGGTAAAGTTGGTTTTCGAAGTACGTTGCTTGCTTAAAGTTAGCCCATGGCATAAAAAAACCCCGTCCAGCGGGGTTTTTTATTGTCAATTCCAACCACCTATTTAGTAGCACCCAAATAAATCGAGTTGAAAATCAACTTGTATGTATTGCGCGACTGCCCGCGAAACTGGGGGCGGAAGCCAAACAGGATGACATTTCCATTTCCGTGGGCCACGTTCATCATGGCCCCTTTGTTTTTTATCCTGTTGGGGTTGAGTGCCCAGCCACTCATTAATATATCGGAAGGGGCGTAGGTGGCCACCGCCTTCACATCGGGACGGGGCACGGGCAATTTGATCAATTCGTTCCCACCTTCTGCCTTTCGTGAAGGGATGATGGTCTCGAAAGCCCGGCTCCTTGAATAGGAGGCCGCGGCCTCATCCTCCATGCCAAAGGCCAGCGGATCATCATTGTTTACCTTCATCCTGATGATCGATCCTGGTATGAAAAACTGACTGGAAGACAGCCCCCGTACGGAATTCCTGACCGGAAGGTTGAATTCATCAATGGCAAGGTCGCACGCCTGGTCAAACATTATCAAAACGCCACCATTGTTTACATAGTTGTTGATCGACACCAACCCTTCCAATCCCAGGCCGCCCACATATGGCTCAGGCATCGTGCCCGGCCGGTGCCCGTTAATGATATCATCAGGGGACTGGGATGGGAAAATAATGGCCGTGTATTTGCTCAAATCCTTGCCTTTAATGTTGTTGTCGTGCAAAGTATCCAGGTCAAATTCAAACTGCTCCAGCACCCAACGGGTCCATCCTTCGTCTATGTTGGCGTCCCAGGATTTGTAAAGGCCTACTTTGACCTTTTTCATCGGCTTAAGGCCAACAGAAGGTTTCCCGGATAAACCGGTAAAGGACACGCCCAGGTCCTTGCCCATATCGGCAAGCATTTTTTGGGTCTGGCTTCCTTTTTCTATGACAAAAGTCCCTTTCCCGAAGTTGTTTTTGCCATCGGTGAATCCGGCCTGCGCAATGGAGACCTTTTCACCGGCTTTTTGCAACCGGTTTATCACCGTGGCCGTAATGTTTTCATTTCCACTCAGGGCATATCCAAACGATGCTTTGCCAGACAGGTCACCGGCCGGCATGTTGATTTCCGCATTGAGTTTTTTTGTTTTGGCCGTGAACGGTGTCGTTATTCGGTCAACATGTACCCCCATGGAAAAGGGCAATGTCCATCCGGTGAGGTCATAGGGGGCGATAGGCGGCCCTCCCGGGTATTGGTAGAGGTCTGGGTAGTTTTGCTTCTCCATGAGGTCGGCCAGATAAGGCCGGAAGGATTGGGCACCGTACATAATAAAACTGCCTGCACCGTATTCCTTGTCGCCTACCTGGAAGGGGCTGGTGGCTTCCGTCACTTCGATGCCGCCCCGCATGAAAACATTCACCATGTTAACGGCTTCGGTTTTGTCCCATTGGTTGTTGGGGATTACGTAGGCAAAGGCCCCGTCCTTGTCTTCAATGGCATCTTTCCCCATGGAATAGATATTGTACAAGAGTTCATCGTGCTTTTCCGAAGCGAGGTCCAGCACGGCCATGGAGGCTTCCAGCATATAGTTTACGGCATCCCTAAAGTGTGACTCGCCACCTTTCCAGGGGTAGGGATAAAAGATTTCCGTCCCGTCCACCGTTTTTGAAATACCATCGCTGGCAACCCTGCCCCCTACGGCTTTTGGGATGGAGTCGGGTGGGTAGAACCGCGGGGTGGGGGAGGTGTGGGCCGTTTCGGTAAGGATACCGATTTGATTGTGGTAGTAGGGCGCAGTGCGCATTCCCCCGTTCCACCACATTTCGTACGTGGTCATCGAAATGGCGCCTGGCATTTTTTTCATGGCAAAGCGATTGGCCATGGCCGTGCCCACCAGGTTGACACCGGTGGTGACCCCGGGATGTATCTTCATGTTTACCGGGCTTCTGAAGGGAGGGATAAAAATCCTTGCCCAGGCAGGGGCCGATTGGTGGTGGTTGTGTACTATTTGTGGGTACCACTCATTGTAAAGCACTTTCATTACGGCTTTGGTCTCGGGCATGTTGCCCATGAACCAATCCCGGTTGTTGTCATGGCCTACGTACTCCTGATAGAGGATTGGGGGGCCGGATGTTTCATAGATGGTCCCCAGGTTTTTTCTGTACCAGGCCCCTTCGATGTCCAGCCCGTCAGGGTTTATTACCGGCACCACAAGGGTAACAACATTGTCGCGAATTTTTTTCATTTCGTCCGTTTCTTCTGCCGCAATGCGGTACAGGAGTTCCGGGGTCATTTGCGCGTGGGCTTTCTCTGAGGCATGCATGCCGCCATCAAACCATATGATGGCCTTCCCTTCTTTCGACAAACGCCTTGCCTCCTCCTCGGAAACACTGGCACGCGCCATTTTGGCACTGATGTCCTTCCACTTATCGAGCGACTTCATGTTTTCCTCGCTGCTTATAAAGATCAGTTTGATCGGCCGGCCCCTTACGGACTTTCCTATTTCCGTCACCTTTACACGGTCGGTGGCCGCGTCCAGTTTTTCATAATAAGACAACATCTGATCATACGTGGCCATTTTGTAATCGGCACCGGGCTCAAAGCCAAACGTTTCCGAAGGTTTGGGGATTTGGCCAAAGACGGTGACGGCCATCGCCATAATTGCCGTGGTCAATATTGATAATTTTGCTTTCATAAGTTGATAATGGTTTAAAGTGGCCTTATGGAACCGACAGTTCATTTACATGGCGGTTTCATGGGTTTCTTTAGGTTGATGATAAAAGGCAAGGTATGGAATCCTGGATAGGATCAAATGGTGATTTTGATAATTTGATTATTTATAACCTAAACGGAAAAAAACAGGGGTAGCCGTCCCACCTGGGGCCAGGTCATTTTTTCATCACGGCAATGCATTCAATTTCCACACGGGCGCCCAGGGCCAGGCCATTGGTGGCAAAGGCGCTCCTGGCGGGTTTATCGCCAGGAAAATATTTGATGTACTCGGCATTAAAATCAGCCCACTCATTGATATCCGCCAACATGACCGTGCATTTCACCACATTTTCCATTGAAGCCCCATTTTCTTCAAGCACCCTTTTTATGTTTTCGAGCGCCTGTCCCGCTTCGCTTTTTATGCCGCCCCCTACCAACACCATTGGCCTTTCCAGTGTGCTTCCAACCTGCCCGGAAAGATAGATCATATTGCCGACAATGACCGCCTCCGAAAAAGGGAGGTTGGCTTTTCTGAATTCTTCATGCGAAACAAATGACACTTCCGGTTTTTCCGCTTGCTGGCACATCATCAGGAGCGGGCATAGGACAAAAAACAAGGGCATTGACTTTTTCATGGTATTTATCTTTTAGGTTTGTTTTTCCTTACTGGTGTGGCCAAAGGGCAACCTGGGCAGGCATACCGCGGAACGCCAGCCATCACTTGCAAAAGGCGGTCACGGTTTGCAACAATATCCTGGACAAATCGATGACCGATCCCAGGTCCACCCATTCCTCCTGCTGGTGGATGCCCCCTCCCTTTGGCCCAAAGACCACGGTAGGGATGCCCGCTTCCGCAAACAGCCCTGAGTCCTCCCACCAGGTGTGGCCCATGTATTGCGGGGCATGGGGCGCCATGTTCTTTGACAATGATTCAACTATGGGGGAATGCCGGGGCACTTCAAGCGGGTTTCGCCACATCACCTGTTTGAGGGTGGCTTTAAAACCTTTGTCGGTTTTACGGATTCCCTCAAGGATGTCCTCAAATTCTTCGTGCACGGTACGCTCCTGTTCCCCGGGCAGGGTCCTGCGCTCCACCTGAATGGTGCATTGGCTGGAATAAATAAACAGGCTTTGGCCACCTTTTATAAGCGGTACGTGCAAGGAGGCTTCCCCACACAGCGGATGCTTCCGCGAAGAGGTGATCCTGTCCGATAAA
The nucleotide sequence above comes from Flammeovirgaceae bacterium. Encoded proteins:
- a CDS encoding YdeI/OmpD-associated family protein, encoding MKPRFFAKPSHFREWLEKNHSSRTELLVGFYKKATGKPSITWPESVDQALCFGWIDGVRKSLDGDSYTIRFTPRKAKSHWSAVNLRRFDELRKMGLVHPKGLEAFERMDEKNSKQASFEQKKVVLDKKFKEKLQENPKAWAFFQKLAPSYKRASTWWVINAKREETKWGRLDILIKSCAAGKKIPILTASKKK
- a CDS encoding peptidase M14 yields the protein MKAKLSILTTAIMAMAVTVFGQIPKPSETFGFEPGADYKMATYDQMLSYYEKLDAATDRVKVTEIGKSVRGRPIKLIFISSEENMKSLDKWKDISAKMARASVSEEEARRLSKEGKAIIWFDGGMHASEKAHAQMTPELLYRIAAEETDEMKKIRDNVVTLVVPVINPDGLDIEGAWYRKNLGTIYETSGPPILYQEYVGHDNNRDWFMGNMPETKAVMKVLYNEWYPQIVHNHHQSAPAWARIFIPPFRSPVNMKIHPGVTTGVNLVGTAMANRFAMKKMPGAISMTTYEMWWNGGMRTAPYYHNQIGILTETAHTSPTPRFYPPDSIPKAVGGRVASDGISKTVDGTEIFYPYPWKGGESHFRDAVNYMLEASMAVLDLASEKHDELLYNIYSMGKDAIEDKDGAFAYVIPNNQWDKTEAVNMVNVFMRGGIEVTEATSPFQVGDKEYGAGSFIMYGAQSFRPYLADLMEKQNYPDLYQYPGGPPIAPYDLTGWTLPFSMGVHVDRITTPFTAKTKKLNAEINMPAGDLSGKASFGYALSGNENITATVINRLQKAGEKVSIAQAGFTDGKNNFGKGTFVIEKGSQTQKMLADMGKDLGVSFTGLSGKPSVGLKPMKKVKVGLYKSWDANIDEGWTRWVLEQFEFDLDTLHDNNIKGKDLSKYTAIIFPSQSPDDIINGHRPGTMPEPYVGGLGLEGLVSINNYVNNGGVLIMFDQACDLAIDEFNLPVRNSVRGLSSSQFFIPGSIIRMKVNNDDPLAFGMEDEAAASYSRSRAFETIIPSRKAEGGNELIKLPVPRPDVKAVATYAPSDILMSGWALNPNRIKNKGAMMNVAHGNGNVILFGFRPQFRGQSRNTYKLIFNSIYLGATK
- a CDS encoding RidA family protein — protein: MCQQAEKPEVSFVSHEEFRKANLPFSEAVIVGNMIYLSGQVGSTLERPMVLVGGGIKSEAGQALENIKRVLEENGASMENVVKCTVMLADINEWADFNAEYIKYFPGDKPARSAFATNGLALGARVEIECIAVMKK